The following proteins come from a genomic window of Streptomyces liliiviolaceus:
- a CDS encoding type I polyketide synthase produces the protein MSRSWSARMSEFGETGGRDGGEFAALTAAGSASEQLHLLLELVRAQTLAVLRRADSHASERIDAERPFRDIGIDSLGLVELHSKLTAATGLPLPVTIGFDYPSPVELAEYLRAEALGLPAARPAAPARPAGDADEPIAVIGIGCRFPGGVASPEDLWRLVADGTHVISGFPADRGWDLDALYDPDPDVPRTSYVRQGGFLDAAADFDAAFFGISPKEALAMDPQQRLLLETCWEALERAGIDPVRLRGTEAGVFIGVEPHEYGPKTHQAPDGLDGHLMLGNLPSVVSGRVAYTLGLEGPTLTVDTACSGSLTALHLAVRSLRGGECELALAGGVTVMSSPGTFTMFSRQRGLAPDGRCKAFAAAADGTGFAEGSGVFVLARLSDARRAGHPVLAVVRGSAINQDGASNGLTAPNGLAQQRVVHRALADAGVTAGQVDAVEAHGTGTRLGDPIEARALIAAYGRHHTADRPLWLGSVKSNIGHTGAAAGAAGLIKMIMAMRHGTLPPTLHVDTPSPHVDWSAGTVRLLTGPVPWESGEEPRRAGVSSFGASGTNAHVIIEQAPAPDALDPGTPDAHRPDGVKAEPVAARVTPLVLSARGEPALRAQAERLRSLLDAPDAPSLADVAYSAATTRAALGHRAAVVATDREEALRALTALADGGPPSLGPVTDPRTAILFTGQGSQRPDMGRQLYDTFPVFAQALDEAAAHLDVQLDLPLLDVLFATDPARAALLQQTAYAQPGLFAVEVALFRLVESWGIVPDHVAGHSVGELTAAHVAGALSLEDAALLVAARGRLMQELPRGGAMVALGASEEDVLPRLTGNAGIAAVNGPASVVVSGDEDAVTLIADRFAAEGRRTRRLRVSHAFHSPLMEPMLKEFRRIAQVMDHEPPRIPIVSNLTGRPVVPDADYWVRHVREAVRFHDGVRWMESEGVTTFLELGPDAVLSSMGPDCLGDDTDAAFVPALRAGRPEERELVTAVALAHTRGTAVNWEDFFAGRGTRRVDLPTYPFQRRRYWLDDTPAPAGRDGTGHPLLDTAIGLADTGGTVLSGRLSVRSQPWLADHVIAGTVLLPGTAFVDMVIRAGDEVGCATVEELTLEVPLALPAEGGVNVQVVVGRPDASGRRSADVHARPEGDGPWTRHASAVLAPPDPADPTPPMPATAQWPPPDAEPVDVDLLNQAGPAYGFGPMFRNLRAAWRRGAEVFADVRLPEEARTRAGRYGLHPALLDSALRPADLVGDRVRGSEEVWLPFVWTGVTLHASGATDLRVRISPAGPEGVSLEITDTSGAPVASVASIVERPVPVEGLTGTAPSPSLLRLRWEPAPAHTAPARSGWAALGTEEFGPDATVHADLDALRTAIASGAAVPEAVLVPFPPTRGEPHRAARAATHRLLDLLQRWQAEEQLASSRLVIVTRGAVAAGPGETPDPGSAPLWGLTRSAQAEQPGRFVLADLGAGTGAGTGTDADTGTGTGTDADTGSGTGTGTPTGAGAGADTAQGLRGALATGEPQVAVRGDTVLVPRLAEVPAPDTAPDTPWDSTGTVLITGGTGGLGGHLARHLVVEHGVRHLLLAGRRGTDAPGAADLAAELTELGASVTVAACDASDRQALTALLATIPAEHPLSGVVHTAGVVADGLIGSLTPERIDEVLRPKADAAWHLHELTRDLNLSAFVLYSSVAGIMDGPGQGNYAAANVFLDALAEHRRAAGLPATSLAWGLWSGDGMGARLDEAALRRAGRSGLVALTPAENLALFDLALTAGQAVAVPVRVDAAALRDRTDGVPSVLRGLVRGPLRRTASASAPSAGGASLTARLAALPEAERDRVVLDLVRTRVAQVLGHDGADAIEPRRAFSEIGFDSLAAVELRNGLNAATGLRLPSTLVFDYPNPAALAAHVRARASGTRTTPAVPQPAAITGSGSDPGSGDDPIAIVAMACRYPGGVESPEDLWRLVAEGRDGVSAFPEDRGWHVADLYDPEPGRPGKSYIREGGFLHDAADFDAGLFGISPREALAMDPQQRLLLETSWEALERAGIDPLSVRGTTTGVFAGIMYHDWATRLAKVPEDLAGYLGNGSASSVATGRVAYTLGLEGPAVSVDTACSSSLVALHWAMQSLRRGECSLALAGGVTVMATPDTFVDFSLQRGLSRDGRCRSYAAAADGTGWGEGVGVLLVERLSDARRRGHPVLAVVRGSAVNQDGASNGLTAPNGPSQQRVIVQALASAQVSSGQVDVVEGHGTGTTLGDPIEAQALLATYGQDRPQDSPLWLGSVKSNIGHAQAAAGVAGIIKMVKAMEHGVLPRTLHVDAPSPQVDWSAGRVELLTEAREWPEVEGRPRRAGISSFGISGTNAHVIIEAAEPTPQPDPGPAPATGGTVPWVLAGSTPEALRAQAVRLRERLDDLGTRDPAAVGHALATSRAALDHRAVLVGSGHEDLARELDALLAQDPPPGVLPGPAVGGGLAFLFTGQGAQRPGMGRELYERFAAFAEAFDAVTALLDKHLERPLREVLWAEPVRDELEFDGPELDVPVRGDGPRLLDETVWTQAGLFAVEVALFRLLESWGVRPDYLLGHSIGEIAAAHVAGVLSLPDATTLVAARGRLMQALPRTGAMVAVRAAEAEVAPLLNDAVAIAAVNGPSSVVISGETDAVLDTAARLAADGVRTTRLRVSHAFHSPLMEPMLDDFRRVAETLTYHRPHIPVVSNLTGGITDQGSADHWVRHVRAPVRFADGVRFLSDLGVTTFVETGPDAVLSAMGRECVDSDSNSNSNSNSNSNSGSGIAFVPLLRRDRPEEHELVSGVAAAHARGAHVDWDAFFAGRPRDTSIDLPTYAFQRRRFWLDAGDPAPGDAGLAGLEPVDHPILRAALDTPGSGRVVLTGRLSADVQAWPADHAVLGSVLLPGTAFVDLVLTAGAHVGCGTLTELTLEAPLVLPDRGAVALRVGVDEPDGTRARTVAVHSRPEGEPGLPWTRHATGVLGAEAEEPAFDLTVWPPAGADPLDVTDAYELLAARGYGYGPAFRGLRAAWRRGDEVFADIALPDTARDDAARFGLHPALLDAALHADALDDDGATSVPFSWEGVTLHTAGASAVRVLSRRATDGGGMSILLADASGRPVATVKSLVTRPLSADRLTNTRRGPLFRVGWTPLPPGPAGTADRLAVVGTGRIGPLAPWCDDAPRYADLTALADATAPVPPLVLFPCPVPSDDGDVPLGVRATTTAVLEVLRGWLADERFADSRLAVVTGGAQGAAGGVDTGDGRIDVRQAPVWGLVRAAQTENPGRFVLLDLDGAGRTAPPLPVTEPEIAVRDGRVLVPRLVKAAGPTAPTVWNPDGTVLITGGTGGLGGHLARHLVVEHGVRHLLLAGRRGPAAPGATALAAELTGLGAEIEVAACDTADREALAALLTAIPADRPLTAVLHLAGVLDDGLVGSLTPARLDGVLRAKADAAWHLHELTREADLSAFVLFSSVSGLMMGAGQGNYAAANTFLDALAVHRRSLGLPAASLAWGLWDESAGMGGRLGEADRGRVRASGVPPLSPAEGLALFDDALAARETLPVPIRLDTAALRAARDDLPALLRGLVPPAAAGHARPAAAGPSLEQRLAALAGDDERRSLLLDLVRAEVAAVRHDDPSAIDPGAPFTALGLDSLASIELRNRLGAASGLRLSATLTFDHPTPAALAGFLLSELLPEGARPAPDEDSVRSALATIPLARLRESGLLDTLLRLTETGPPESGTTPPPRPAPDHHDDRAEEIRGMGVEDLLRAARRTTPT, from the coding sequence GTGTCACGATCGTGGAGTGCGCGCATGAGTGAATTCGGTGAAACCGGTGGCCGGGACGGCGGGGAATTCGCCGCCCTGACGGCCGCCGGATCGGCCTCGGAGCAGCTTCACCTGCTGCTCGAACTGGTGCGTGCACAAACGCTCGCCGTACTGCGGAGGGCCGATTCGCATGCGTCGGAGAGAATCGACGCGGAACGGCCCTTCCGGGATATCGGAATCGATTCCCTCGGCCTGGTCGAATTGCATTCCAAGCTGACGGCGGCGACCGGTCTCCCCCTGCCGGTGACCATCGGATTCGATTACCCGAGCCCGGTCGAACTGGCCGAGTACCTGCGCGCCGAGGCACTGGGGCTCCCCGCCGCGCGGCCGGCCGCCCCGGCGCGGCCGGCCGGCGACGCCGACGAGCCGATCGCCGTCATCGGGATCGGGTGCCGCTTCCCGGGCGGCGTGGCCTCGCCCGAGGACCTGTGGCGGCTCGTCGCGGACGGCACCCATGTGATCTCCGGCTTCCCGGCCGACCGGGGCTGGGACCTGGACGCCCTCTACGACCCCGACCCGGACGTCCCCCGTACCAGCTACGTCCGGCAGGGCGGATTCCTCGACGCCGCCGCCGACTTCGACGCGGCCTTCTTCGGCATCAGCCCCAAGGAGGCCCTGGCGATGGACCCGCAGCAGCGGCTGCTGCTGGAAACCTGCTGGGAGGCGCTGGAACGGGCCGGCATCGACCCCGTCCGGCTGCGCGGCACCGAGGCGGGCGTGTTCATCGGCGTGGAGCCGCACGAGTACGGCCCGAAGACCCATCAGGCGCCCGACGGCCTGGACGGGCACCTGATGCTCGGCAACCTGCCCAGCGTGGTGTCCGGCCGCGTCGCCTACACCCTCGGGCTTGAGGGGCCGACGCTGACCGTGGACACCGCCTGCTCGGGGTCGCTCACCGCGCTGCACCTGGCGGTGCGGTCGCTGCGCGGCGGCGAGTGCGAACTCGCCCTGGCCGGCGGTGTGACGGTGATGTCGAGCCCCGGGACGTTCACCATGTTCAGCAGGCAGCGTGGCCTCGCCCCGGACGGCCGCTGCAAGGCCTTCGCCGCCGCCGCGGACGGCACCGGCTTCGCCGAGGGCTCCGGCGTGTTCGTCCTGGCGCGGCTGTCGGACGCGCGCCGCGCCGGGCACCCCGTGCTCGCGGTGGTGCGCGGCAGCGCGATCAACCAGGACGGCGCGAGCAACGGCCTGACCGCGCCGAACGGGCTCGCGCAGCAGCGGGTCGTCCACCGCGCGCTGGCCGACGCGGGGGTGACCGCGGGGCAGGTCGACGCCGTCGAGGCGCACGGCACCGGCACCCGCCTCGGCGACCCGATCGAGGCACGTGCCCTGATCGCCGCCTACGGGCGCCACCACACGGCCGACCGGCCCCTGTGGCTCGGATCGGTCAAATCGAACATCGGGCACACGGGCGCCGCCGCCGGGGCCGCCGGACTGATAAAGATGATCATGGCGATGCGGCACGGAACTCTGCCGCCGACGCTGCACGTGGACACCCCGTCCCCGCACGTCGACTGGTCGGCGGGCACCGTACGGCTGCTGACCGGTCCGGTGCCGTGGGAGTCGGGCGAGGAGCCGCGCCGCGCGGGTGTCTCCTCGTTCGGCGCGAGCGGCACCAACGCCCACGTGATCATCGAACAGGCACCCGCGCCCGACGCCCTCGATCCCGGCACCCCCGACGCCCACCGCCCCGACGGGGTGAAGGCCGAGCCCGTCGCCGCCCGGGTGACACCCCTCGTGCTGTCGGCGCGCGGCGAACCCGCCCTGCGCGCCCAGGCGGAGCGGCTGAGGTCGCTGCTGGACGCGCCCGACGCCCCGTCCCTGGCCGACGTCGCGTACTCCGCGGCCACGACCCGGGCCGCCCTCGGCCACCGCGCGGCAGTCGTCGCCACCGACCGCGAGGAGGCGCTGCGTGCCCTGACCGCCCTCGCCGACGGCGGACCGCCGTCCCTCGGCCCGGTCACCGACCCCCGTACCGCGATCCTGTTCACCGGCCAGGGCAGCCAACGCCCCGACATGGGCAGGCAGTTGTACGACACGTTCCCGGTGTTCGCGCAGGCCCTGGACGAGGCCGCCGCCCATCTGGACGTACAGCTCGACCTGCCGCTGCTCGACGTACTGTTCGCCACCGACCCGGCCCGCGCCGCACTCCTCCAGCAGACCGCCTACGCCCAGCCCGGCCTGTTCGCGGTCGAGGTGGCGCTGTTCCGGCTCGTGGAGTCCTGGGGCATCGTCCCCGACCACGTCGCCGGCCACTCGGTCGGCGAACTCACCGCGGCCCATGTGGCCGGCGCGCTGTCCCTGGAGGACGCCGCACTGCTCGTCGCCGCCCGCGGCCGCCTCATGCAGGAACTGCCGCGGGGCGGCGCCATGGTCGCGCTGGGCGCCTCCGAGGAGGACGTCCTGCCGCGCCTCACCGGCAACGCCGGGATCGCCGCCGTGAACGGACCCGCGTCCGTCGTGGTGTCCGGCGACGAGGACGCGGTGACGCTGATCGCGGACCGCTTCGCCGCAGAAGGGCGCAGGACCCGACGGCTGCGGGTCTCGCACGCCTTCCACTCGCCGCTCATGGAACCGATGCTCAAGGAGTTCCGGCGTATCGCCCAGGTCATGGACCACGAACCGCCGCGGATCCCGATCGTGTCGAACCTGACGGGACGGCCTGTCGTACCCGACGCCGACTACTGGGTGCGGCACGTCCGCGAGGCGGTCCGGTTCCACGACGGCGTCCGCTGGATGGAGTCCGAGGGCGTCACCACGTTCCTCGAACTCGGCCCCGACGCCGTGCTGTCGTCGATGGGCCCCGACTGCCTCGGCGACGACACCGACGCGGCTTTCGTGCCCGCTCTGCGGGCCGGGCGGCCGGAGGAACGCGAACTGGTCACGGCGGTGGCCCTCGCCCACACCCGGGGCACCGCCGTGAACTGGGAGGACTTCTTCGCCGGACGCGGCACACGGCGCGTGGACCTGCCGACCTACCCGTTCCAGCGGCGCCGCTACTGGCTGGACGACACCCCGGCGCCGGCGGGACGGGACGGCACCGGCCATCCGCTGCTGGACACGGCGATCGGCCTCGCGGACACCGGCGGGACAGTGCTGTCCGGACGGCTTTCGGTGCGCTCCCAGCCCTGGCTCGCCGACCACGTCATCGCCGGCACCGTACTGCTGCCGGGAACCGCGTTCGTCGACATGGTGATCCGGGCCGGCGACGAGGTCGGCTGCGCCACCGTGGAGGAACTCACGCTGGAGGTGCCGCTGGCACTGCCGGCCGAGGGCGGCGTGAACGTGCAGGTCGTCGTCGGCCGGCCCGACGCCTCGGGCCGCCGCTCCGCCGACGTCCACGCCCGTCCGGAGGGCGACGGACCCTGGACACGGCACGCGAGCGCGGTCCTGGCACCGCCCGACCCCGCGGACCCGACGCCGCCGATGCCCGCCACGGCCCAGTGGCCCCCGCCGGACGCCGAGCCCGTCGACGTGGACTTGCTGAACCAGGCGGGCCCCGCCTACGGGTTCGGCCCCATGTTCCGGAACCTGCGCGCGGCGTGGCGCCGCGGGGCCGAGGTGTTCGCCGACGTCCGGCTGCCCGAGGAGGCCCGCACCCGGGCCGGACGGTACGGACTGCACCCGGCGCTCCTGGACTCGGCACTGCGCCCTGCCGACCTCGTGGGGGACCGCGTCCGGGGGAGCGAGGAGGTCTGGCTCCCGTTCGTCTGGACCGGTGTCACCCTGCACGCCTCCGGCGCCACGGACCTGCGTGTACGGATCTCCCCGGCGGGCCCCGAAGGGGTGTCCCTGGAGATCACCGACACCTCCGGCGCCCCCGTCGCGTCGGTGGCCTCCATCGTGGAACGCCCCGTCCCCGTCGAAGGCCTCACCGGTACGGCGCCGAGTCCGTCGCTGCTCCGGCTGCGCTGGGAACCCGCGCCCGCGCACACGGCTCCGGCGCGAAGCGGCTGGGCCGCGCTCGGCACGGAGGAGTTCGGACCGGACGCCACGGTGCACGCCGACCTAGACGCCCTGCGCACGGCCATCGCGTCCGGCGCGGCCGTGCCCGAAGCGGTGCTGGTCCCGTTCCCGCCGACGCGGGGCGAACCCCACCGCGCCGCGCGGGCCGCGACCCACCGCCTCCTCGATCTGCTCCAGCGCTGGCAGGCCGAGGAGCAACTGGCCTCCTCCCGGCTGGTGATCGTCACCAGGGGCGCGGTGGCCGCAGGACCGGGGGAGACCCCCGATCCCGGCAGCGCCCCCCTGTGGGGCCTGACCCGCTCGGCCCAGGCCGAGCAGCCCGGCCGGTTCGTCCTCGCGGACCTCGGCGCAGGCACAGGAGCAGGCACCGGGACAGACGCCGACACAGGCACAGGCACAGGCACAGACGCCGACACAGGCTCAGGCACAGGCACAGGCACCCCCACCGGAGCCGGCGCGGGCGCCGACACCGCGCAAGGGCTGCGCGGAGCGCTGGCCACCGGCGAACCTCAGGTCGCGGTCCGCGGCGACACGGTCCTCGTCCCCCGCCTGGCCGAGGTCCCCGCCCCCGACACCGCTCCCGACACTCCCTGGGACTCCACGGGCACGGTGCTCATCACCGGAGGCACCGGCGGACTCGGCGGCCACCTCGCCCGCCACCTGGTCGTCGAACACGGCGTCCGGCACCTGCTGCTGGCCGGCCGCCGGGGCACGGACGCGCCCGGTGCCGCCGACCTCGCCGCGGAACTGACGGAACTCGGCGCCTCCGTCACCGTGGCCGCCTGCGACGCCTCGGACCGGCAGGCGCTGACGGCCCTGCTGGCCACGATCCCCGCGGAACACCCCCTGTCGGGCGTCGTGCACACCGCGGGCGTGGTCGCCGACGGCCTGATCGGCTCACTCACCCCCGAGCGGATCGACGAGGTGCTGCGTCCCAAGGCGGACGCGGCCTGGCACCTCCACGAGCTGACCCGGGACCTGAACCTGTCGGCGTTCGTGCTGTACTCCTCCGTGGCGGGCATCATGGACGGCCCCGGACAGGGCAACTACGCCGCCGCGAACGTCTTCCTCGACGCGCTCGCCGAACACCGCCGTGCCGCCGGTCTGCCCGCGACATCACTGGCCTGGGGGCTGTGGTCCGGAGACGGCATGGGCGCCCGGCTCGACGAGGCCGCCCTGCGCCGGGCGGGCCGCTCCGGCCTGGTCGCCCTCACGCCCGCCGAGAACCTCGCCCTGTTCGACCTGGCCCTGACCGCGGGGCAGGCCGTGGCGGTCCCCGTCAGGGTGGACGCCGCCGCGCTGCGGGACCGCACCGACGGCGTACCGTCGGTCCTGCGCGGCCTGGTCCGCGGCCCGCTGCGCCGCACCGCCTCCGCGAGCGCCCCGTCCGCGGGCGGAGCGTCCCTCACGGCCCGACTGGCCGCGCTGCCCGAAGCCGAACGCGACCGCGTCGTCCTGGATCTGGTCCGCACCCGGGTCGCCCAGGTGCTCGGGCACGACGGCGCGGACGCGATCGAGCCGCGCCGGGCCTTCAGCGAGATCGGCTTCGACTCGCTGGCCGCGGTGGAGCTGCGCAACGGGCTCAACGCGGCGACCGGTCTGAGGCTGCCGTCGACCCTGGTCTTCGACTACCCGAACCCCGCCGCTCTCGCCGCCCACGTCCGGGCCAGGGCGTCCGGCACACGTACGACCCCTGCCGTACCGCAGCCCGCCGCGATCACCGGCTCGGGCTCCGATCCCGGTTCCGGGGACGACCCGATCGCGATCGTCGCGATGGCCTGCCGCTACCCCGGAGGCGTGGAGTCCCCGGAGGACCTGTGGCGGCTGGTGGCCGAGGGCCGGGACGGTGTCTCGGCCTTCCCCGAGGACCGCGGCTGGCACGTGGCGGACCTCTACGACCCCGAGCCGGGCAGGCCGGGCAAGAGCTACATCCGCGAGGGCGGATTCCTGCACGACGCCGCCGACTTCGACGCCGGCCTCTTCGGGATCAGCCCCCGCGAGGCCCTTGCGATGGATCCGCAGCAGCGGCTGCTGCTGGAGACGTCGTGGGAGGCGCTGGAACGCGCCGGCATCGATCCGCTGTCGGTACGCGGCACCACGACCGGTGTGTTCGCCGGGATCATGTACCACGACTGGGCGACCCGGCTGGCGAAGGTGCCCGAGGACCTTGCCGGCTACCTCGGCAACGGCAGCGCGAGCAGCGTCGCCACCGGACGCGTCGCCTACACGCTCGGCCTGGAAGGCCCTGCGGTGAGCGTGGACACCGCGTGCTCGTCCTCGCTGGTGGCCCTGCACTGGGCCATGCAGTCGCTGCGGCGCGGCGAGTGCTCCCTGGCACTGGCTGGCGGCGTGACCGTGATGGCCACCCCTGACACGTTCGTGGACTTCAGTCTCCAGCGTGGTTTGTCGCGTGATGGTCGGTGTCGGTCGTATGCGGCTGCGGCGGATGGTACGGGGTGGGGTGAGGGTGTCGGGGTGTTGTTGGTGGAGCGGTTGTCGGATGCTCGGCGCCGTGGTCATCCGGTGTTGGCGGTGGTGCGTGGTTCGGCGGTGAATCAGGATGGTGCGTCGAACGGGTTGACGGCTCCGAACGGTCCGTCGCAGCAGCGGGTCATCGTGCAGGCGTTGGCGAGTGCGCAGGTGTCGTCGGGCCAGGTGGATGTGGTCGAGGGGCACGGTACGGGGACGACGCTGGGGGATCCGATCGAGGCGCAGGCGCTCTTGGCGACGTACGGGCAGGACCGTCCGCAGGACAGCCCGTTGTGGTTGGGGTCGGTGAAGTCGAACATCGGGCATGCGCAGGCGGCGGCGGGTGTCGCGGGGATCATCAAGATGGTCAAGGCGATGGAGCACGGTGTGCTGCCGCGTACGTTGCATGTGGACGCGCCTTCTCCGCAGGTGGACTGGTCGGCGGGGCGGGTGGAGTTGCTGACGGAGGCGCGGGAGTGGCCGGAGGTGGAGGGTCGTCCGCGGCGGGCGGGGATCTCCTCGTTCGGGATCAGTGGCACGAACGCGCACGTCATCATCGAAGCGGCCGAGCCCACCCCGCAGCCGGACCCCGGACCCGCGCCCGCCACGGGCGGTACGGTCCCGTGGGTGCTCGCGGGCAGCACACCGGAGGCCCTGCGGGCCCAGGCCGTCCGGCTGCGTGAGCGACTGGACGACCTCGGTACCCGGGACCCGGCCGCCGTCGGCCACGCACTGGCGACCTCCCGAGCCGCCCTGGACCACCGCGCGGTCCTCGTCGGCTCCGGCCACGAGGACCTGGCACGCGAACTGGACGCCCTTCTCGCGCAGGACCCGCCGCCCGGCGTGCTCCCGGGACCGGCGGTCGGCGGCGGCCTCGCCTTCCTGTTCACCGGACAGGGCGCGCAACGGCCCGGCATGGGAAGGGAGTTGTACGAGCGGTTCGCCGCGTTCGCCGAGGCGTTCGACGCGGTCACCGCCCTGCTGGACAAGCACCTGGAACGCCCCCTGCGCGAGGTGCTGTGGGCCGAACCCGTACGGGACGAACTCGAATTCGACGGACCCGAACTCGACGTACCCGTACGGGGGGACGGACCCCGGCTGCTCGACGAGACCGTCTGGACGCAGGCTGGACTCTTCGCGGTAGAGGTCGCGCTGTTCCGGCTGCTGGAATCCTGGGGCGTGCGGCCCGACTACCTGCTCGGTCACTCGATCGGCGAGATCGCGGCGGCGCACGTCGCGGGCGTGCTGTCGCTGCCGGACGCCACGACGCTGGTCGCGGCGCGCGGCCGGCTGATGCAGGCACTGCCGCGCACCGGGGCCATGGTCGCGGTCCGGGCCGCCGAGGCCGAGGTCGCACCCCTGCTGAACGACGCCGTGGCGATCGCGGCGGTCAACGGCCCCTCCTCGGTGGTGATCTCGGGCGAGACGGACGCGGTGCTCGACACGGCCGCCCGGCTCGCCGCCGACGGTGTGCGGACCACCCGCCTCCGGGTCTCCCACGCGTTCCACTCCCCGCTGATGGAACCGATGCTGGACGACTTCCGCCGCGTCGCCGAGACCCTCACCTACCACCGTCCGCACATCCCGGTCGTGTCCAACCTGACCGGCGGTATCACCGACCAGGGCTCGGCCGACCACTGGGTGCGCCACGTCCGGGCACCGGTCCGGTTCGCCGACGGTGTCCGGTTCCTGTCGGACCTCGGCGTGACCACGTTCGTCGAGACCGGCCCCGACGCGGTCCTGTCGGCGATGGGCAGGGAGTGCGTCGACTCAGACAGCAACAGCAACAGCAACAGCAACAGCAACAGCAACAGTGGCAGCGGCATCGCGTTCGTACCGCTGCTGCGCCGCGACCGGCCCGAGGAGCACGAGCTCGTGTCCGGTGTGGCCGCCGCCCACGCCCGAGGCGCGCACGTGGATTGGGACGCCTTCTTCGCGGGGCGGCCCCGTGACACCTCGATCGACCTCCCGACGTACGCGTTCCAGCGGCGCCGCTTCTGGCTCGACGCGGGTGATCCCGCCCCCGGCGACGCCGGCCTCGCCGGGCTGGAGCCGGTCGACCATCCGATCCTGCGCGCCGCGCTGGACACCCCGGGCTCGGGCCGGGTCGTCCTCACCGGCCGTCTGTCGGCGGACGTCCAGGCCTGGCCGGCCGACCACGCCGTGCTGGGCTCGGTGCTGCTGCCCGGGACCGCCTTCGTGGACCTGGTCCTCACGGCGGGCGCCCACGTCGGCTGCGGCACGCTCACCGAACTCACGCTGGAGGCACCGCTCGTGCTGCCCGACCGGGGCGCCGTGGCCCTGAGGGTCGGCGTGGACGAGCCGGACGGCACCCGCGCCCGCACGGTCGCCGTCCACTCGCGCCCCGAGGGCGAGCCCGGCCTGCCCTGGACCCGGCACGCCACCGGTGTACTGGGGGCCGAAGCCGAGGAGCCGGCCTTCGACCTCACCGTCTGGCCGCCCGCCGGGGCCGACCCCCTGGACGTCACCGACGCCTACGAACTGCTCGCGGCCCGCGGGTACGGCTACGGCCCGGCCTTCCGGGGCCTGCGGGCCGCGTGGCGCCGCGGCGACGAGGTCTTCGCCGACATCGCCCTGCCGGACACGGCCCGCGACGACGCGGCGCGGTTCGGTCTGCATCCCGCCCTGCTGGACGCGGCGCTGCACGCGGACGCCCTGGACGACGACGGCGCGACGAGCGTCCCCTTCTCCTGGGAAGGCGTGACGCTGCACACCGCGGGCGCGTCCGCCGTACGCGTGCTCAGCCGCCGGGCCACGGACGGCGGCGGCATGTCGATCCTGCTCGCCGACGCCTCCGGCCGACCGGTGGCGACCGTGAAGTCCCTTGTCACCCGGCCCCTGTCGGCGGACCGCCTCACGAACACCCGGCGCGGCCCGCTGTTCCGCGTCGGCTGGACCCCACTGCCGCCCGGCCCCGCCGGGACCGCCGACCGGCTCGCCGTCGTGGGCACCGGCCGGATCGGACCGCTCGCCCCCTGGTGCGACGACGCACCCCGGTACGCCGATCTCACCGCGTTGGCGGACGCGACGGCACCCGTGCCCCCACTCGTGCTGTTCCCCTGCCCGGTGCCCTCCGACGACGGTGACGTCCCCCTCGGTGTGCGCGCGACCACGACCGCGGTCCTGGAGGTCCTGCGGGGCTGGCTCGCCGACGAGCGGTTCGCCGACTCCCGGCTGGCCGTCGTGACCGGCGGCGCCCAGGGCGCCGCAGGCGGGGTGGACACCGGCGACGGCCGCATCGATGTACGGCAGGCACCGGTATGGGGCCTGGTCCGGGCCGCGCAGACGGAGAACCCCGGCCGGTTCGTCCTGCTGGACCTGGACGGCGCCGGACGCACGGCACCGCCGCTGCCCGTCACCGAACCCGAGATCGCGGTACGCGACGGCAGGGTTCTGGTGCCCCGGCTGGTGAAGGCCGCCGGACCCACGGCCCCGACGGTCTGGAACCCCGACGGCACCGTCCTGATCACCGGCGGGACCGGCGGGCTCGGCGGCCACCTCGCCCGCCACCTGGTCGTCGAACACGGCGTCCGGCACCTGCTGCTGGCCGGACGCCGAGGCCCGGCGGCGCCGGGCGCCACCGCCCTGGCCGCCGAACTGACCGGGCTGGGCGCCGAGATCGAGGTGGCAGCCTGCGACACCGCCGACCGCGAAGCGCTGGCCGCCCTCCTGACCGCGATCCCGGCGGACCGGCCCCTCACCGCGGTGCTGCACCTGGCGGGCGTCCTGGACGACGGACTCGTCGGCTCGCTGACCCCGGCCCGGCTGGACGGCGTACTGCGCGCCAAGGCCGACGCCGCCTGGCACCTGCACGAACTGACGCGGGAGGCGGACCTGTCGGCGTTCGTGCTGTTCTCCTCGGTCAGCGGCCTGATGATGGGCGCCGGCCAGGGCAACTACGCCGCCGCCAACACCTTCCTGGACGCACTCGCCGTACACCGTCGCTCGCTCGGC